Proteins from one Amycolatopsis benzoatilytica AK 16/65 genomic window:
- a CDS encoding succinate dehydrogenase/fumarate reductase iron-sulfur subunit — MSYQAKFRVWRGDAAGGGLQDFTVEVNEGEVVLDIIHRLQATQAADLAVRWNCKAGKCGSCSAEINGKPRLLCMTRMSTFTEAEVVTVTPMRTFPVIRDLVTDVSFNYAKAREIPSFTPPEGLKPGEYRMQQVDVERSQEFRKCIECYLCQNVCHVVRDHEENKQSFAGPRYLMRIAELEMHPLDVADRRDGAQEEHGLGFCNITKCCTEVCPEGIHITDNALIPMKERVADRKYDPIVWLGDKLFRRGK; from the coding sequence GTGAGCTACCAGGCGAAGTTCCGGGTGTGGCGCGGCGACGCGGCCGGCGGCGGCCTGCAGGACTTCACGGTGGAGGTCAACGAGGGCGAGGTGGTCCTCGACATCATCCACCGGCTGCAGGCCACCCAGGCCGCCGACCTGGCCGTGCGCTGGAACTGCAAGGCGGGAAAGTGCGGCTCCTGCTCGGCGGAGATCAACGGCAAACCGCGGCTGCTGTGCATGACGCGGATGTCGACGTTCACCGAGGCCGAAGTCGTGACGGTCACGCCGATGCGCACCTTCCCGGTGATCCGCGACCTCGTGACCGACGTGTCGTTCAACTACGCCAAGGCCAGGGAGATCCCGTCGTTCACGCCGCCGGAGGGGCTGAAACCGGGCGAATACCGGATGCAGCAGGTCGACGTCGAGCGCTCGCAGGAGTTCCGCAAGTGCATCGAGTGCTACCTGTGCCAGAACGTCTGCCACGTCGTGCGCGACCACGAGGAGAACAAGCAGAGCTTCGCCGGCCCCCGGTACCTGATGCGGATCGCCGAACTGGAGATGCACCCGCTGGACGTCGCCGACCGCCGCGACGGCGCCCAGGAAGAGCACGGGCTCGGTTTCTGCAACATCACCAAATGCTGCACCGAGGTGTGCCCGGAAGGCATCCACATCACCGACAACGCGCTGATCCCGATGAAGGAACGCGTCGCCGACCGAAAGTACGACCCGATCGTGTGGCTGGGGGACAAGCTGTTCCGGCGCGGAAAATGA
- a CDS encoding VOC family protein has protein sequence MIVYSDDAAADREFLRDVLDFGSVDAGGGWLIFRLPPAEIAVHPAEGEPRHELYLMCDDLDETVRHLTAKGAELAGEVTAAAWGDRISLRLPSGSVLPLYQPRHPVAHEQ, from the coding sequence GTGATCGTGTACAGCGACGACGCCGCGGCGGACCGGGAGTTCCTGCGGGACGTACTGGACTTCGGCAGCGTCGACGCCGGCGGCGGCTGGCTCATTTTCCGGTTGCCGCCCGCGGAAATCGCGGTGCACCCGGCGGAAGGGGAGCCGCGGCACGAGCTTTACCTGATGTGCGACGACCTCGACGAGACGGTGCGGCACCTGACTGCGAAGGGTGCTGAACTGGCAGGCGAAGTCACGGCGGCGGCCTGGGGCGATCGGATTTCGCTTCGCTTGCCGAGCGGGTCGGTGCTGCCGCTGTATCAGCCGCGGCATCCGGTCGCGCACGAGCAGTAG